One Acidobacteriota bacterium genomic window carries:
- a CDS encoding deoxynucleoside kinase — protein MAKLFDPPRYIALDGPIRVGKSTLSGIIADRLHAQRVTEPENNPFLAAFYDGEPGAAFQAQFAFLMARFDQLRALERNPHKAIVCDYTFEKDKLFACINLNDAELAVYNRYYNYFREQLPTPDLVIYLQASPEVLKRRLRRKNAPGESAVSDDYIEEVVKAYEHFFFHYTASDLLVVNTNDIDFVDRHQDLQELLRRLSEPIRGTQYFLPLGSEAASA, from the coding sequence ATGGCCAAGCTCTTCGATCCCCCCCGGTACATCGCCCTGGACGGTCCGATTCGCGTAGGCAAGAGCACGCTCTCGGGCATTATTGCGGACCGGTTGCACGCGCAGCGCGTCACTGAGCCCGAAAACAATCCGTTCCTTGCGGCTTTTTACGATGGTGAGCCCGGCGCTGCATTTCAGGCGCAGTTTGCCTTCCTCATGGCCCGGTTTGATCAGCTGCGCGCGCTGGAGCGCAATCCGCACAAGGCGATCGTCTGCGACTACACTTTCGAAAAGGACAAGCTGTTTGCCTGCATCAACCTCAACGATGCCGAGCTGGCTGTTTATAACCGTTACTACAACTATTTCCGCGAACAATTGCCCACGCCCGACCTTGTCATCTACCTGCAGGCAAGTCCGGAAGTTCTGAAGAGGCGTCTGCGGAGGAAAAACGCTCCGGGTGAATCGGCAGTCAGCGATGACTACATTGAAGAGGTCGTCAAGGCATACGAGCACTTCTTCTTTCACTACACAGCTTCTGATCTGCTGGTAGTGAACACGAACGATATCGACTTCGTCGACCGCCATCAGGATCTACAGGAACTTCTGCGGCGGCTGTCAGAGCCGATCCGCGGCACGCAGTACTTCCTGCCGCTGGGATCTGAGGCGGCCAGCGCTTAG